Proteins co-encoded in one Prosthecobacter algae genomic window:
- a CDS encoding 2-dehydropantoate 2-reductase, whose amino-acid sequence MPLKSVSSVDIPSELGRVAIIGAGAVGCYYGGRLAQHGHDVHFLMRSDYEVVSEKGLHITSPLGDVQLPVKAHQTTTDIGPCDLVIIAMKVTSNAALLDLLPPLLHANTALLTLQNGLGNEEFLAEHFGGERVLGGLCFVCINRTAPGEINHIAQGRINLGEHTRAPLPRTRQIAAEFQRSQIDCQVMESLAAARWQKLVWNIPFNGLSIAAGGMDTEAILANPAQETRVRELMAEIIQTAASLGHTLPENLIETMVKNTRTMAAYKPSSLIDYLEGREVELEAIWGQPIRQAAVAGLSMPLVQALHDELKARLS is encoded by the coding sequence ATGCCTCTGAAATCCGTGTCTTCTGTGGATATTCCTTCTGAGTTAGGTCGCGTGGCGATCATTGGTGCTGGAGCTGTCGGCTGTTATTATGGCGGGCGGCTGGCTCAGCATGGGCATGACGTGCATTTCTTGATGCGCAGTGATTATGAGGTCGTCAGCGAAAAGGGCCTGCATATCACCAGTCCACTAGGCGATGTGCAGTTGCCAGTGAAAGCCCATCAAACCACCACCGACATCGGTCCCTGTGACCTTGTGATCATTGCGATGAAGGTGACATCCAATGCGGCACTGCTGGATCTCCTGCCGCCGCTTCTACATGCGAACACCGCCTTGCTGACGCTGCAAAATGGACTGGGTAATGAGGAGTTCCTCGCCGAACATTTCGGTGGCGAGCGTGTGCTCGGCGGCCTGTGTTTCGTGTGCATCAACCGCACGGCCCCTGGCGAGATTAATCACATCGCCCAAGGCCGGATCAATCTGGGGGAACACACCCGCGCTCCCCTGCCCCGCACGCGCCAGATCGCGGCTGAGTTTCAGCGTAGCCAGATTGACTGTCAGGTCATGGAAAGCCTAGCCGCAGCGCGTTGGCAAAAGCTCGTCTGGAACATTCCTTTCAACGGCCTTTCTATTGCCGCAGGCGGCATGGATACCGAGGCTATTTTGGCAAACCCGGCCCAGGAAACTCGCGTGCGTGAGCTCATGGCCGAAATCATCCAGACCGCCGCCAGCCTTGGGCATACACTGCCGGAAAACCTCATTGAAACCATGGTTAAAAACACCCGCACCATGGCCGCCTACAAACCCTCCTCCCTCATTGACTATCTGGAAGGCCGTGAGGTGGAGCTTGAGGCTATCTGGGGGCAGCCTATTCGCCAGGCCGCCGTGGCTGGCCTTTCCATGCCCCTCGTGCAGGCCCTGCATGATGAGTTGAAAGCTCGTCTGAGCTGA
- a CDS encoding YggS family pyridoxal phosphate-dependent enzyme yields the protein MSDIADRLQEIRHRLTQAAARSGRKPESVDLLAVSKTYPVEIIQEAVDAGQILFGENRVQEVLLKQPQLPGKLQWHLIGPLQSNKVRKVLPLVQMIHAVDSVEIAKDINRIGGELGLHPKVLIEINLAAESSKHGFTPKAIREQLEALYELDRLYIQGVMCIPPFDPLAEKSRRYFTQLREVRDELEKVGGAPLPALSMGMSHDFEVAIEEGATIVRVGSAIFGSRKPAK from the coding sequence ATGTCTGACATCGCCGACCGTCTCCAGGAAATCCGCCATCGCCTGACCCAAGCCGCTGCACGCTCTGGCCGCAAGCCGGAGAGCGTGGACTTACTTGCAGTATCGAAGACCTACCCTGTGGAAATCATCCAGGAAGCCGTGGATGCCGGGCAGATCCTCTTTGGTGAAAATCGTGTGCAGGAAGTCTTGCTGAAACAGCCGCAGCTTCCAGGAAAGTTGCAGTGGCATCTCATTGGTCCGTTGCAGTCTAACAAAGTGCGTAAAGTCCTGCCTCTGGTGCAGATGATCCATGCCGTGGATTCCGTGGAAATTGCCAAAGACATCAACCGCATCGGTGGGGAACTGGGCCTGCATCCGAAGGTGCTCATCGAAATCAATCTGGCTGCGGAGTCTTCCAAACATGGGTTTACCCCCAAGGCGATTCGTGAGCAACTGGAGGCCCTTTATGAACTGGACCGCCTCTACATTCAGGGGGTGATGTGCATCCCTCCGTTTGATCCGTTGGCGGAGAAGAGCCGGCGTTATTTTACCCAGCTCCGTGAGGTGCGTGATGAACTTGAAAAGGTCGGCGGAGCGCCTTTGCCCGCCCTGTCCATGGGCATGAGCCATGACTTCGAAGTCGCCATTGAAGAGGGCGCTACTATCGTGCGGGTGGGCAGTGCCATCTTTGGCTCGCGGAAGCCGGCGAAGTAA
- a CDS encoding class I SAM-dependent methyltransferase, translated as MKDSAPKIAFDETHAAAYDQKFVKIAAIRDALHLLIGAVFSPLPAQARILCVGAGTGAEIMYLAQKNPGWHFTAVEPSAPMLAVFRRKAEESGIASRCEFHVGYLDSLPPADAFDAATSLLVSHFILAPADRIAFFRGIASRLRPGGLLASADLAYDVASPSYPSLLDVWMRMMLSADLTEESIEAMRTAYSRDVALLPLEEVGSLITTGGFEKPVLFLQTGLIHAWYANKA; from the coding sequence ATGAAAGATTCCGCTCCGAAGATCGCCTTCGACGAAACCCACGCCGCCGCTTACGACCAGAAATTCGTCAAAATTGCCGCCATCCGCGATGCCCTGCATCTGCTCATCGGCGCTGTTTTTTCTCCGCTTCCTGCGCAAGCGCGAATCCTCTGCGTCGGTGCCGGGACCGGCGCGGAAATCATGTACCTGGCGCAGAAAAACCCCGGCTGGCACTTCACCGCTGTGGAGCCCTCCGCGCCCATGCTGGCCGTCTTCCGCCGCAAGGCTGAGGAAAGCGGCATTGCCTCCCGGTGCGAATTTCATGTGGGGTATCTCGACAGCCTTCCGCCTGCGGATGCCTTCGATGCCGCCACCTCCCTGCTCGTTTCCCATTTCATCCTCGCTCCAGCAGACCGTATCGCCTTTTTCCGTGGCATCGCCAGCCGCCTCCGTCCCGGCGGTCTCCTGGCCAGTGCGGACCTCGCTTACGATGTGGCCTCCCCCTCCTACCCCAGCCTCCTGGATGTTTGGATGCGGATGATGCTCTCCGCCGACCTGACCGAAGAAAGCATCGAGGCCATGCGCACCGCCTATAGCCGGGACGTTGCCCTGCTGCCGTTGGAGGAGGTTGGTTCCCTCATCACCACCGGCGGCTTCGAGAAACCGGTCCTCTTCCTCCAGACCGGCCTCATCCATGCCTGGTATGCAAACAAAGCATAG
- a CDS encoding rod shape-determining protein, with amino-acid sequence MLGKLFGFVANDIGIDLGTANTLVYVKDHGIVLREPSVVAVKTGTNEVVAVGDDAKRMLGRTPGGITAIRPLKDGVIADFRVTEAMLRHFIRKVHNNRRAMRGPRVVIAVPSGITEVEKRAVKESAEQAGAREVYLIEEPMAAAIGVGLPVQEAAGNMIVDIGGGTTEVAIISLSGIVYSRSVRVAGDELDEAIINYMKRAYNLMIGERTAEEIKLRIGSAFPLGKETTMEVKGRDMVAGLPKTITITSQEVREAMLEPLNAIIDAVRTTLERCPPELSADLVDRGIMLAGGGALLRGLDKLLQEETALPVHVAEDPLSAVGEGTGRVLSELEFLRKVSTTEV; translated from the coding sequence ATGCTTGGCAAACTTTTTGGCTTCGTCGCCAACGACATCGGAATCGATCTTGGAACTGCTAACACCCTCGTTTACGTCAAGGATCACGGCATCGTGCTCCGCGAACCCTCCGTGGTCGCCGTAAAAACCGGCACCAACGAAGTGGTGGCCGTCGGGGATGATGCAAAACGCATGCTGGGGAGAACCCCCGGTGGTATCACCGCTATCCGCCCCCTAAAGGATGGCGTCATCGCAGACTTCCGTGTCACGGAGGCCATGCTGCGCCACTTCATCCGTAAGGTGCACAACAACCGTCGCGCCATGCGTGGCCCACGTGTGGTCATCGCGGTGCCCTCTGGCATCACGGAAGTGGAAAAGCGCGCCGTCAAAGAAAGCGCCGAACAGGCAGGAGCGCGGGAAGTTTACCTCATCGAAGAACCCATGGCCGCTGCCATCGGCGTGGGCCTGCCAGTGCAGGAAGCTGCCGGCAACATGATCGTGGACATCGGCGGTGGCACTACGGAAGTGGCTATCATCTCCCTCAGCGGCATCGTTTACAGCCGCAGCGTGCGTGTGGCCGGGGATGAGCTGGATGAAGCCATCATCAATTACATGAAGCGTGCCTATAACCTCATGATCGGTGAGCGCACGGCGGAAGAGATCAAGCTTCGCATCGGCTCTGCCTTCCCCCTGGGCAAAGAAACCACCATGGAAGTGAAAGGCCGCGACATGGTCGCAGGTCTGCCCAAGACCATCACCATCACCAGCCAGGAAGTGCGTGAGGCGATGCTGGAACCCCTGAACGCCATCATTGATGCTGTGCGCACCACGCTGGAGCGCTGCCCGCCAGAACTTTCCGCTGACCTTGTGGACCGTGGCATCATGCTCGCCGGTGGCGGTGCACTGCTGCGCGGTCTGGACAAGCTGCTCCAGGAAGAGACTGCTCTGCCTGTTCACGTGGCAGAAGATCCCCTCAGTGCTGTGGGCGAAGGCACGGGCCGTGTGCTCAGCGAACTGGAGTTCCTGCGCAAGGTCAGCACCACTGAGGTGTAA
- the recF gene encoding DNA replication/repair protein RecF (All proteins in this family for which functions are known are DNA-binding proteins that assist the filamentation of RecA onto DNA for the initiation of recombination or recombinational repair.), with translation MLTDLLLRDFRCFEECRVTLHPEMTVFVGRNAQGKTSLMEAACVLLRLQSPRTSNRAEVIRLGAKTMLIEGTLKDKRLRCAQSVTARRLAVEGAVCGKTAEYLSQSGLVVWMDHRDMNLLRGSAEHRRRYLDFAASQMFPDYLKALRGYERALRGRNYVLKRDAVIAWRQADAFAKVMDDFGQVIIARRHELVQILQPHVTRIHAELSGGSECGVTNYAPSFFEGSLVEGLAERREEEQRLRQTSVGPHRDDLLLLLNDLDATSFASEGQQRSLALSLKIAQAHALEQVAGQPPLLLLDDVFGELDAHRRRALLRLLPAGTQKVITTTHLDWAQGEAIPGLVYQVEVACVTTVE, from the coding sequence ATGCTCACAGATCTGCTGCTTCGAGACTTCCGTTGCTTTGAAGAATGCCGCGTCACGCTGCATCCGGAGATGACGGTTTTTGTCGGTCGCAACGCACAGGGAAAGACCTCCCTCATGGAGGCCGCATGCGTGCTTTTACGCCTGCAATCCCCCCGCACCAGCAACCGGGCCGAAGTGATCCGCCTGGGAGCTAAGACGATGCTGATCGAGGGCACGCTGAAAGACAAACGACTGCGTTGCGCACAGTCGGTCACTGCTCGCCGTCTGGCCGTTGAAGGTGCTGTTTGTGGCAAAACGGCGGAATACCTCTCGCAAAGTGGGCTGGTCGTCTGGATGGATCATCGTGACATGAACTTGCTGCGTGGCAGTGCTGAACATCGGCGGCGTTATCTTGACTTTGCTGCCAGCCAGATGTTCCCCGACTATTTGAAGGCCCTACGTGGTTATGAGCGTGCTCTACGGGGGCGTAACTACGTGCTCAAGCGGGATGCCGTCATCGCCTGGCGGCAAGCGGATGCTTTTGCGAAAGTCATGGATGATTTTGGCCAGGTCATTATCGCTCGTCGTCATGAACTGGTTCAGATTCTGCAACCGCACGTGACACGCATTCATGCCGAACTGAGCGGTGGGAGTGAATGTGGCGTAACCAATTATGCACCTAGTTTTTTCGAGGGCAGTCTGGTGGAAGGACTGGCTGAGAGACGTGAAGAAGAGCAACGCCTGCGGCAAACATCCGTGGGGCCGCATCGGGATGATTTGCTGCTGCTGCTCAATGATCTGGATGCCACCTCCTTCGCCTCAGAAGGCCAGCAGCGCAGTCTGGCCCTGTCACTGAAGATCGCTCAAGCTCATGCCTTGGAGCAAGTCGCAGGTCAGCCTCCACTGCTTTTGCTGGATGATGTATTTGGTGAACTGGATGCTCATCGTCGCCGGGCCTTGCTCAGGCTGTTGCCCGCAGGCACACAGAAGGTCATCACCACCACGCATCTGGATTGGGCTCAAGGGGAGGCTATTCCAGGATTGGTCTATCAGGTGGAAGTGGCATGTGTGACCACCGTAGAATGA
- a CDS encoding purine-nucleoside phosphorylase, whose product MSLSRIQQACPETAIVLGSGLGSVADSLGIEAEVPYADIPGLSASTVPGHAGRFVLSRVNGKPILIAQGRRHLYEGLSAHELTAGIRFMHTLGVRRIILTNAAGAIKESMAVGDLMLLTDHLNLLGTTPLRGGPHFHDMSEVYSAAWRTQFLQAAAQLGLPLHQGVYAATLGPQYETPAEIRMMRTLGADAVGMSTVPEAIQARALGMQVAGISMLTNWAAGLKAQTLHHAEVVSVGQAASANLAALLKTVL is encoded by the coding sequence ATGTCCTTATCCCGCATTCAGCAAGCCTGTCCTGAAACCGCCATCGTGCTCGGCTCGGGACTGGGCAGTGTGGCAGATAGCCTGGGCATTGAGGCCGAAGTTCCCTACGCGGATATTCCTGGCCTTAGTGCCTCCACGGTTCCGGGTCACGCTGGGCGCTTTGTCCTCAGCCGCGTGAATGGCAAACCTATCCTGATTGCCCAAGGTCGGCGTCATTTGTATGAGGGATTGTCCGCACATGAGCTGACTGCAGGCATCCGCTTCATGCACACGCTTGGTGTTAGGCGCATCATCCTGACCAATGCGGCAGGTGCCATCAAGGAATCCATGGCGGTGGGAGATCTCATGCTACTCACGGATCATCTTAACCTCCTGGGCACCACGCCCCTGCGGGGCGGACCGCATTTCCATGACATGAGCGAGGTGTACTCCGCCGCGTGGCGCACGCAATTTCTCCAGGCGGCGGCACAGCTCGGCCTGCCGCTGCACCAGGGAGTGTATGCGGCCACTCTGGGACCGCAGTATGAGACCCCGGCAGAGATCCGCATGATGCGCACGCTAGGGGCCGATGCGGTAGGTATGTCCACCGTGCCGGAGGCCATCCAAGCCCGTGCCCTGGGCATGCAGGTGGCTGGCATCTCCATGCTGACCAACTGGGCCGCTGGGCTGAAAGCGCAGACGCTGCACCATGCGGAAGTGGTGAGCGTGGGCCAGGCCGCCTCGGCAAATCTGGCCGCCCTGCTGAAAACTGTGTTGTGA
- the folP gene encoding dihydropteroate synthase, with the protein MNFHWRIQGQDYDLTQRGMVMGIVNVTPDSFSDGGRYLDTGRAVEHALTLVAEGADILDIGGESTRPGADPVDEAEELKRVLPVIRAVRSETKTLISIDTMKANVARAALEAGADIINDVTGLRGDPMMCRVAAETEVGLVVMHMLGTPRTMQQQAVYEDVVAEVQTYFEERLHILAEQGIAPERIVLDPGFGFAKTLEHNISLMQALPLLAVQGRPVLVGVSRKTLISRLLESDDVNDRDWPTVALTSYSRELGARIVRVHQVKANMEALRMTEAILGPKE; encoded by the coding sequence ATGAATTTCCACTGGCGCATCCAAGGACAGGACTATGACCTCACCCAACGCGGTATGGTCATGGGCATCGTCAATGTCACCCCCGATTCCTTTTCCGATGGTGGCCGCTACCTGGACACGGGCCGTGCGGTGGAACATGCCCTGACCCTGGTCGCTGAAGGTGCAGATATCCTGGACATCGGCGGGGAATCCACCCGCCCTGGCGCAGACCCGGTAGATGAGGCAGAAGAACTGAAGCGCGTACTGCCAGTGATCCGTGCCGTCCGATCTGAAACGAAAACGCTCATCTCCATTGATACCATGAAGGCCAATGTGGCCCGCGCTGCCCTTGAAGCTGGGGCGGACATCATCAATGACGTCACCGGCCTGCGCGGAGATCCCATGATGTGCCGGGTGGCTGCTGAAACCGAAGTGGGGCTGGTGGTGATGCACATGCTGGGCACCCCGCGCACCATGCAGCAGCAGGCTGTGTATGAGGATGTAGTGGCAGAGGTACAGACCTATTTCGAGGAGCGCTTGCACATTCTCGCGGAGCAAGGCATCGCCCCAGAACGCATTGTGCTGGACCCCGGCTTCGGCTTTGCCAAGACACTGGAGCATAACATCTCCCTCATGCAGGCACTGCCGTTGCTGGCCGTGCAAGGACGGCCTGTACTGGTGGGGGTCTCACGCAAGACCCTCATCAGCCGCCTGCTGGAAAGTGACGATGTGAATGACCGCGACTGGCCCACCGTGGCGCTGACCTCTTACTCGAGAGAGCTGGGCGCCCGCATCGTCCGCGTGCACCAGGTCAAAGCCAATATGGAAGCCCTGCGCATGACCGAGGCCATCCTGGGTCCGAAGGAGTAA
- a CDS encoding alpha/beta hydrolase translates to MLSRLLLSLSLVVSLSAGAAEPSAVRIEKNIEYLPKERTEKADLYLPIADGKKHPGVLIIHGGGWAGGIKDAAREINIGTTLAAQGYVCLSIDYLLHNAASDQPCWPQNLHDCKTAVRWMRANAGRLHLDVDHIGVIGGSAGGHLASMVGVTQSADGLDPTGPYGEQSCRVNCVVDMYGPVDVLAWKDVSALRGSRAAKPELYKQFSVPTYLDKNDPPFLILHGTADTTVDVSQSEKFAQVLSSHGIEHHLEIIPEAPHTFHLQPKQKDLRPLVLAFFDKHLKPQVK, encoded by the coding sequence ATGCTTTCGCGCCTGTTATTGTCTTTGAGTCTCGTTGTGAGTCTGTCTGCAGGAGCTGCGGAGCCGTCTGCGGTGAGGATTGAGAAGAACATTGAATACCTGCCCAAAGAGCGGACGGAAAAGGCAGATCTTTATCTGCCTATAGCAGATGGGAAAAAGCATCCTGGCGTCCTGATCATCCATGGCGGCGGCTGGGCGGGCGGCATCAAGGATGCGGCGAGGGAGATCAACATCGGAACTACCTTAGCCGCCCAGGGATACGTGTGCCTTAGCATTGACTACCTGCTGCACAATGCCGCCAGCGACCAGCCCTGCTGGCCGCAGAATCTGCATGATTGCAAAACGGCCGTTCGCTGGATGCGGGCGAATGCAGGCAGGCTGCATCTGGATGTGGATCACATCGGTGTCATTGGAGGTTCCGCGGGCGGTCACCTCGCCAGCATGGTCGGCGTGACGCAGTCCGCCGATGGGCTGGACCCCACCGGACCCTATGGGGAGCAAAGCTGCCGGGTAAACTGCGTGGTGGACATGTATGGGCCTGTGGATGTGCTGGCCTGGAAGGATGTCTCGGCACTGCGTGGTAGCCGGGCCGCAAAGCCGGAGCTCTACAAGCAATTCTCAGTCCCGACCTACCTGGATAAAAACGATCCTCCCTTTCTCATTCTCCATGGCACGGCGGATACGACGGTGGACGTGAGCCAGTCGGAGAAGTTTGCCCAAGTGCTGTCCTCCCATGGCATCGAGCATCATTTGGAAATCATTCCTGAAGCTCCGCACACCTTTCATCTTCAGCCCAAGCAGAAAGATCTTCGCCCCCTGGTGCTGGCTTTTTTTGACAAGCATCTGAAGCCGCAGGTGAAGTGA
- the hisS gene encoding histidine--tRNA ligase — MCPALLMASFRTVKGFRDFFPEECALRNYIFDTWRSVARRYGFVEYEAPVVESTDLYRKKSGDEITSQLFCFSDKAEREISLRPEVTPSLARMATTRHRDYKKPMKWFQIGSCFRYEEPQEGRTREFIQFNADILGDASQGTDAELVALSIDVMLAFGIQAEDFVIRLSNRQIWTDFLADKNIAVEHTSAFLQIIDKIERAKPEDTTKKLEAIGLTLDEVRSFMTGTDGDHPAFAALKADLSARGLWSYVKIDASIVRGLAYYTGTVFEVFDLKHGLRAVAGGGRYDKLCSLMSDGSVDMPAAGFAMGDVVLGILLSKTPGAQFGITEYLNAQQGVEAYVVIADEAQRAPALATVQALRSAGVRVDYSFSAQKVGKQFQAAENQKARLAVVFGAEYPQVAIKNLVSRSQELVAVEALVEFVTDELKKPITGKLIA; from the coding sequence ATGTGTCCGGCCCTTCTAATGGCCTCCTTCCGCACCGTCAAAGGCTTTCGCGACTTCTTCCCCGAGGAGTGCGCGTTGCGCAATTACATCTTCGACACCTGGCGCTCTGTCGCGCGCCGCTATGGTTTTGTCGAATACGAAGCTCCCGTCGTGGAGTCTACCGACCTGTACCGCAAAAAGAGCGGGGACGAGATCACCAGCCAGCTTTTCTGCTTTTCAGATAAGGCTGAGCGTGAAATTTCCCTGCGCCCAGAGGTCACCCCTTCCCTAGCCCGCATGGCCACGACCCGTCATCGCGACTATAAAAAGCCGATGAAGTGGTTCCAAATCGGCTCCTGCTTTCGCTATGAAGAGCCGCAGGAAGGCCGCACACGTGAGTTCATCCAGTTCAATGCAGACATCCTAGGGGATGCTAGCCAGGGCACGGATGCAGAACTCGTTGCTCTATCCATTGATGTGATGCTGGCCTTTGGCATCCAGGCTGAGGATTTTGTTATTCGTCTGAGCAATCGCCAGATCTGGACCGATTTCCTGGCGGACAAAAACATCGCGGTGGAGCACACCTCCGCCTTTCTACAGATCATCGACAAAATCGAACGAGCCAAGCCTGAAGACACCACCAAGAAACTGGAGGCCATTGGCCTAACTTTGGATGAAGTCAGGTCCTTCATGACAGGCACGGACGGGGATCACCCGGCCTTTGCCGCGCTGAAGGCCGACCTCAGTGCACGTGGCCTATGGTCCTATGTGAAGATTGATGCCAGCATCGTGCGTGGCCTCGCCTACTACACGGGCACCGTGTTTGAAGTCTTCGACCTCAAGCACGGCCTGCGAGCCGTGGCCGGTGGCGGACGTTATGACAAGCTCTGTTCCTTGATGAGCGATGGCAGCGTGGACATGCCAGCGGCAGGTTTTGCCATGGGGGATGTAGTGCTGGGTATCCTGCTCTCCAAAACACCTGGAGCTCAATTTGGCATCACGGAATACCTCAACGCCCAGCAAGGCGTGGAGGCCTATGTCGTCATCGCCGATGAAGCTCAACGCGCACCGGCTCTGGCCACTGTGCAGGCCCTGCGCAGCGCAGGCGTACGGGTGGATTACAGCTTCAGCGCCCAGAAAGTGGGCAAGCAGTTTCAAGCTGCTGAAAACCAGAAAGCTCGTCTGGCCGTGGTCTTCGGTGCCGAGTATCCCCAGGTGGCCATCAAAAACCTCGTCAGCCGCAGCCAGGAACTGGTGGCGGTGGAGGCCTTGGTGGAATTCGTCACGGACGAACTGAAGAAGCCTATCACAGGCAAGCTGATTGCGTGA